Proteins encoded within one genomic window of Bombina bombina isolate aBomBom1 chromosome 1, aBomBom1.pri, whole genome shotgun sequence:
- the LOC128660721 gene encoding tigger transposable element-derived protein 1-like — MAEKKKCRKSITLDMKLKIIRLYDEGVIQAEIGRKLGFTRTTINTVMKNRQKIVAEVKSATPVNTTTNRKRDSIVADMERLLILWIENQTTRYVPVNQAIIQSKALSLFNDQKAKKGEAAKDAEFVASRGWFDRFKKRSNLHNIKVQGEAAAADTEAAESYPSDFAKIIEDGGYSMDQIFNVDETGLFWKKMPARTFIARQEKSMPGYKPAKDRITLLLGGNASGTLKLKPLFIYRFQNPRALKNYVKTRLPVHWRANEKARVKAYCKDNNIPFNILLLVDNAPGHPRMLDELNPNIRVEFLPPNTTSLLQPMDQCVIAAFKLNYLKRTFSKCIAAIDKEEGAGQEVLSKFWKSYNILDCIKTVRDAWNDIKDTTMKRAWKKLCPQLAVDSEDVDDSVANVTENIVDMARQLELELSVILIAPWLFLKSMIGTERSSTVNGNISGAYSCYKEIYREKKRATLQTSIETYFSKSPSARRSSSSTDSHLDSRSSTSTDSPFPALTSPPSPAPSVIATCSTPNSPARKRLAFEELTCETEDTSMTSSLLE; from the exons ATGGCAGAAAAAAAGAAATGCCGTAAATCTATTACCTTGGATATGAAGCttaaaattattagattgtatGATGAAGGTGTAATTCAAGCTGAAATAGGCAGAAAGCTAGGCTTCACTAGGACCACAATTAACACAGTCATGAAGAACAGACAAAAAATTGTTGCAGAAGTTAAAAGTGCTACACCTGTTAACACCACAACAAACCGAAAAAGGGATAGCATTGTTGCAGACATGGAGAGACTCCTAATACTTTGGATAGAAAATCAGACAACACGCTATGTTCCTGTAAACCAGGCAATTATACAAAGTAAAGCCTTAAGCTTATTCAATGACCAGAAGGCTAAGAAAGGTGAAGCAGCAAAGGATGCTGAATTTGTTGCAAGCCGTGGATGGTTTGATAGGTTTAAGAAGAGGTCTAATCTACATAACATCAAAGTACAAGGAGAGGCAGCTGCTGCAGATACTGAGGCTGCAGAAAGCTATCCAAGTGATTTTGCAAAAATTATTGAAGATGGAGGCTACTCCATGGATCAAATTTTTAATGTGGATGAGACTGGTCTATTCTGGAAGAAGATGCCTGCAAGAACTTTCATTGCAAGACAGGAAAAATCAATGCCAGGCTACAAGCCAGCTAAAGATAGAATAACCCTTCTGTTAGGTGGCAATGCTTCTGGTACCTTAAAGCTAAAGCCTTTGTTTATTTACCGTTTTCAAAATCCAAGAGCTTTGAAGAACTACGTTAAAACTAGACTTCCAGTACATTGGAGGGCTAATGAAAAAGCAAGG GTGAAAGCGTATTGCAAGGACAATAATATCCCTTTCAACATTTTGCTGCTTGTTGATAATGCTCCTGGACACCCTCGAATGCTAGATGAGCTCAACCCTAACATTAGAGTGGAATTCCTACCACCAAATACCACCTCATTACTGCAGCCCATGGATCAATGTGTCATAGCTGCCTTCAAGTTAAACTACTTAAAAAGAACATTCAGTAAGTGTATTGCAGCAATAGACAAAGAAGAAGGTGCAGGGCAAGAAGTCCTATCGAAATTCTGGAAAAGCTACAACATCTTGGATTGCATTAAAACTGTAAGAGATGCTTGGAATGACATAAAGGATACCACAATGAAAAGGgcctggaaaaaattatgcccacaGTTAGCTGTTGATTCTGAAGACGTTGATGATTCTGTAGCTAATGTTACTGAAAATATTGTAGACATGGCAAGGCAGTTAGAGCTGGAA CTTTCCGTCATCTTGATAGCGCCATGGCTCTTTTTGAAAAGCATGATAGGGACTGAAAGAAGCTCCACAGTCAATGGTAACATTTCAGGGGCTTATTCCTGTTACAAAGAAATCTACAGAGAAAAGAAGAGAGCTACACTTCAAACCTCCATAGAGACTTACTTTTCTAAAAGTCCATCAGCACGCAGATCATCATCATCGACAGACAGTCATTTGGATTCCAGATCATCAACATCAACTGACAGTCCATTTCCAGCTCTGACATCACCACCCAGTCCTGCTCCTTCTGTTATTGCTACTTGTAGTACACCCAATTCGCCAGCAAGAAAGCGTCTCGCCTTTGAAGAGTTGACTTGTGAAACAGAAGATACCAGTATGACTTCATCCTTACTAGAATAA